The following proteins are co-located in the Mus pahari chromosome 14, PAHARI_EIJ_v1.1, whole genome shotgun sequence genome:
- the Meioc gene encoding meiosis-specific coiled-coil domain-containing protein MEIOC, producing MEVSGGDTCRPCHPQGLREGPEPKVAAAAAAFRGSANRCWNLSVDTSNRLSDVFNSMMLTGSAPFYDCYKSQNEDNVDLRQTCTPLSSSTEYASSIDSSLFYAPWSTYGDDIKQPSSSQISVKNRIQTERNDYGSETDLYGLVSNILEEQDKSQPYFAEGTCSSNLKSVWPMNTSRFVDHHDLLTETKRPIDTSICQQAFYSGESVSAVEKQYLHNSTLTPQQKIDELYHGYTGLDLEEQWLYLSRSDHSNCYNIQTNDTVKATFQEYPFVKNCLTPQSGLSDMKESGIDTYAYGREKICTKGLETPLQHKRAEIFLSQFNRYNENADYCRYPEYAHPNKAKLNKCSNFSVQDGKKLANGTPETPTVEADAYTKLFQVKPANQKKMEETIPDQQNFAFPKTTPHLTEKQFSKEAAFTADFGLKSEYGLKPHTACPTNNDFASVTEKQQFAKPDPLNSEYFKSVNLFSNSATSSGSISLNRPTWMNVQTKNNLPIPYRNQGNLMKLNSHLSAASKGSNHSSDFPQLSSTNLTSNSNLFQKYCQENPSAFSSFDFSYNGAERIQSVNHMEGLTKTGEDNLFESVTEKKIKQPNGFCDSYSASQYGIIENVNKHNFQAKPQSGHYDPEDIPKHFDGLPQNTYQDLLESQGHFNSHRQGSGDNNINSRVNRTQASCFSNNYMMGDLRHNQGFQQLGSNGFPLRSTHPFGHSVVPLLDSYDLFSYDDLSHLYPYFNDMMYGDNSFSGFVPTFGFQRPIKTRSGPASELHIRLEECYEQWRALEKERKKTELALAKNYPGKKVSSTNNTPIPRLTSNPSRVDRLIVDELREQARVVTLLGKMERLRSSPLHANISTALDRHLESIHIVQSRRKDEIVNASNRQRQGVPRCQDDRDVFALATAIKEMCVATRKARTTLWCALQMTLPKTASTAGQVDMEKAFQDLVNCEEKVHESINSSNPMNQRGETSKH from the exons ATGGAGGTGAGCGGCGGAGACACCTGCCGGCCCTGTCACCCCCAAGGCctgagggagggacctgag CCGaaggtggcggcggcggcggcggcgttCCGTGGAAGCGCGAATCGGTGCTGGAACCTCAGCGTGGACACCAGCAATAGATTATCCGACGTCTTCAACAGCATGATGCTGACCGGCTCCGCGCCCTTCTATGATTGCTACAAGTCGCAG aatGAAGACAATGTAGACCTAAGGCAGACCTGCACTCCACTGTCCTCATCAACAGAGTATGCAAGTTCTATAGACTCCTCCCTCTTCTATGCACCATGGTCTACTTACGGAGATGATATTAAACAACCTTCTAGTTCTCAGATCAGTGTAAAGAACAG GATTCAGACCGAAAGAAATGACTATGGCAGTGAAACAGACTTATATGGACTCGTGTCTAACATTTTGGAAGAACAGGATAAGTCACAGCCATATTTTGCTGAAGG GACCTGCTCCTCCAATTTAAAGTCAGTTTGGCCAATGAACACAAGCAGATTTGTAGATCACCATGACCTCTTAACAGAAACCAAAAGGCCAATAGATACATCTATCTGTCAGCAAGCTTTTTATAGTGGTGAATCTGTGTCAGCAGTGGAAAAGCAATACTTGCATAATAGTACTCTCACACCACAGCAAAAAATAGATGAACTTTATCATGGATATACTGGTTTAGACCTTGAAGAACAATGGTTGTACCTTTCAAGAAGTGATCATTCTAACTGTTACAATATTCAGACAAATGATACAGTTAAGGCAACTTTCCAAGAATATCCATTTGTCAAAAACTGTCTTACACCACAGAGTGGTCTGTCTGATATGAAAGAATCAGGAATTGATACTTACGCCtatggaagagagaaaatatgtACTAAAGGTCTTGAAACACCATTACAGCATAAAAGGGCAGAGATATTTCTTTCCCAATTTAATAGATATAATGAAAATGCAGATTATTGTagatacccagaatatgctcatCCTAATAAGGCAAAGCTTAACAAATGTTCAAATTTTAGTGTCCAAGATGGTAAAAAGTTAGCCAATGGTACACCTGAAACACCAACTGTGGAAGCAGATGCCTATACAAAGTTATTTCAAGTTAAACCagcaaatcagaaaaaaatggaggagaCAATACCTGACCAGCAGAATTTTGCATTTCCAAAAACAACACCACATCTGACAGAAAAACAGTTTTCAAAGGAAGCAGCATTCACTGCTGATTTTGGCTTAAAATCAGAATATGGACTAAAGCCTCACACAGCTTGTCCAACTAATAATGATTTTGCTAGTGTCACTGAAAAGCAACAGTTTGCTAAGCCTGACCCCCTAAACtctgaatattttaaatcagTGAATTTATTCTCAAATTCAGCAACATCTTCAGGAAGTATCAGTTTAAACAGACCAACTTGGATGAATgttcaaacaaaaaataaccttCCTATTCCTTATCGAAATCAAGGTAACTTGATGAAATTGAATAGTCATTTAAGTGCAGCTTCAAAAGGTTCTAACCATTCTTCAGATTTTCCCCAACTTTCATCTACAAATTTAACCTCAAATAGCAACTTATTTCAGAAGTATTGCCAAGAAAACCCTTCAGCATTTTCTAGTTTTGATTTTAGTTACAATGGTGCAGAAAGAATTCAATCTGTGAATCACATGGAAGGACTAACAAAAACTGGAGAAGACAATCTCTTTGAATcggttacagagaaaaaaataaagcagccAAATGGATTTTGTGATAGCTATTCAGCTTCACAGTATGGGATaatagaaaatgtaaacaaacataattttcaaGCCAAGCCCCAGAGTGGACATTATGATCCTGAGGACATTCCAAAGCATTTTGATGGCTTACCTCAAAATACATATCAAGATCTGTTAGAGTCACAGGGTCATTTTAATAGCCACAGACAAGGAAGTGGAGACAACAATATTAATAGCCGTGTGAATCGCACACAGGCTTCATGCTTTTCTAATAATTATATGATGGGAGATTTACGACATAATCAGGGTTTTCAACAACTTGGTTCAAATGGGTTTCCCCTAAGATCTACCCACCCATTTGGCCATTCAGTTGTTCCACTGTTGGATTCCTatgatttgttttcttatgatGACTTAAGCCATTTATATCCTTATTTTAACGACATGATGTATGGTGATaattccttttctggttttgtgcCAACTTTCGGATTTCAAAGACCAATTAAAACCCGTAGTGGACCAGCTAGTGAGCTTCATATTCGTCTAGAAGAGTGCTATGAACAATGGCGAGCattggaaaaggagagaaaaaag ACTGAATTAGCCCTTGCCAAGAATTATCCAGGAAAAAAAGTATCCAGTACTAATAATACTCCAATTCCAAGACTGACTTCCAACCCATCTAGAGTTGATCGGTTAATTGTGGATGAACTTCGAGAACAAGCCAGA GTTGTGACTTTACTGGGCAAAATGGAACGTCTTCGAAGCTCTCCCCTTCATGCTAATATCTCTACTGCTCTTGATAGACACTTGGAGTCAATTCACATTGTACAGTCACGTAGAAAGGATGAAATTGTTAATGCTTCAAATCGGCAAAGACAGGGAGTGCCTAGGTGCCAAGATGACAGAG atgtgTTTGCCCTTGCTACAGCAATTAAAGAGATGTGTGTAGCTACTCGAAAAGCACGCACTACCCTATGGTGTGCACTGCAGATGACCTTGCCCAAAACAGCAAGTACAGCGGGCCAAGTTGACATGGAAAAGGCTTTCCAAGATCTAGTAAACTGTGAAGAGAAGGTCCATGAAAGCATAAATAGTAGCAATCCAATGAACCAGAGAGGTGAAACAAGTAAGCATTAA